One segment of Struthio camelus isolate bStrCam1 chromosome 25, bStrCam1.hap1, whole genome shotgun sequence DNA contains the following:
- the G6PC1 gene encoding glucose-6-phosphatase catalytic subunit 1 — MEAGMNLLHDAGIWATHQLQVHFQGAQDWFLFISFAADLRNTFFVLFPVWFHFCRPVGIRLIWVAVIGDWLNLVFKWILFGERPYWWVHETDYYSNASAPHIQQFPLTCETGPGSPSGHAMGAAGVYYVMVTALLSIAAGEQQAKTFKYWVLWIVLWTGFWAVQVCVCLSRVFIAAHFPHQVIAGVISGMAVAETFQHIRSIYSASLRRYLAVTAFLLGFALGFYVLLWVLGVDLLWTLAKARRWCARPEWVHLDTTPFASLLRNLGTLLGLGLALHARAPAAGCQGPPPQPLTFRLGCAAASLLVLHLFDAFKPPAHAQLLFYLLSFCKSAAVPLATVGLVPYCLSQLLDPQGKKDV, encoded by the exons aTGGAGGCAGGCATGAACCTGCTGCATGATGCGGGCATCTGGGCCACGCACCAGCTGCAGGTGCACTTCCAGGGCGCCCAGGACTGGTTCCTCTTCATCTCCTTCGCAGCCGACCTCCGCAACACCTTTTTCGTCCTCTTTCCTGTCTGGTTCCACTTCTGCCGGCCCGTGGGCATCCGGCTCATCTGGGTGGCCGTCATTGGCGACTGGCTCAACCTTGTCTTCAAGTG GATCCTCTTCGGGGAGAGGCCGTACTGGTGGGTCCACGAGACGGACTATTACAGCAATGCCTCAGCCCCGCATATCCAGCAGTTCCCGCTCACCTGCGAGACCGGCCCCG GGAGCCCCTCGGGCCACGCCATGGGTGCCGCTGGTGTGTACTACGTCATGGTGACTGCCCTCCTCTCCATTGCCGCAGGGGAGCAGCAGGCAAAGACGTTCAAGTACTG GGTTTTGTGGATAGTGCTTTGGACGGGCTTCTGGGCTGTGCAGGTCTGCGTCTGCCTGTCTCGCGTCTTTATCGCTGCCCACTTCCCGCACCAGGTCATCGCCGGAGTCATCTCAG gtATGGCCGTGGCCGAGACCTTCCAGCACATCCGCTCCATCTACAGTGCCAGCCTGCGCCGGTACCTGGCCGTCACTGCCTTCCTGCTGGGCTTCGCCCTGGGCTTCTATGTGctgctgtgggtgctgggggtggacctgctgtGGACGCTGGCCAAGGCACGGCGCTGGTGTGCCCGCCCCGAGTGGGTGCACCTGGACACCACCCCCTTCGCCAGCCTGCTCCGCAACCTGGGcacgctgctggggctggggctggccctgcACGCCCGCGCGCCGGCCGCGGGCTGCCAGGGGCCCCCGCCACAGCCGCTGACCTTCCGCCTGGGCTGCGCTGCCGCCTCCCTCCTCGTCCTGCACCTCTTCGATGCCTTCAAACCGCCGGCCCATGCGCAGCTGCTCTTCTACCTGCTCTCCTTCTGCAAGAGCGCGGCCGTGCCCCTGGCCACCGTCGGCCTCGTCCCCTACTGCCTCTCCCAGCTCCTAGACCCCCAGGGCAAGAAGGATGTCTAG
- the LOC104153620 gene encoding alanyl-tRNA editing protein Aarsd1-like — protein MARQPAKTLWYDRPRYVFLEFCVEDSKDVKVVIEEQRLVFSCRNADGVEFYNEINLYARVNAKDSQDKRSDRSITCFMRKWKEKVAWPRITKENIKPAWLSVDFDNWRDWEGDEEVERAMVEQYAELLEKVTDKGPRPAMDDLDFATRVVSCVAAELRPEGGEEPVRGFQVVLEDTILFPEGGGQPDDRGLIGDVPVLRVSRRGAEAVHFVRTALEPGAEVLLSLDWERRFDHMQQHSGQHLITAIAELMFGFRTTSWELGRQRSVIELDTPSMTAEQVEALERSVNEKIRERVPVTVRELAADDPEVEKVRSRGLPDDHAGPVRVISIEGIDSNMCCGTHVSNLSDLQVIKLLGTEKGKKNKTNLVFLAGNRVLKSIEQSYNTEKALTSLLKNGPGEHVEAVKRLQSSVKLLQKNNLNLLRDIAVLIARDFKSKPIQSELFVLHRKEGDSEFMNIIANEIGTEETLLFLTVGDEKEAGLFLLAGPVEAVENLGPRVAELLGGKGAGKRGRFQGKATKMSRRGEVQALLQEFISHQSPEA, from the exons GCAACCTGCAAAGACGCTGTGGTACGACCGCCCCCGGTACGTCTTCCTCGAGTTCTGCGTAGAGGACAGCAAGGATGTGAAAGTCGTCATCGAGGAGCAGCGGCTGGTGTTCAG TTGCAGAAATGCGGACGGAGTGGAATTCTACAATGAGATCAACCTGTACGCCAGGGTGAACGCCAAG GACTCGCAGGACAAGCGCTCTGACCGCTCCATCACATGCTTCATGAGGAAGTGGAAGGAGAAAGTGGCCTGGCCACGCATcaccaaggagaacatcaag CCGGCCTGGCTCTCCGTGGACTTCGACAACTGGCGAGACTGGGAGGGAGATGAGGAGGTGGAGAGGGCCATGGTGGAGCAGTATGCAGAG CTCCTGGAGAAGGTCACGGACAAAGGCCCCCGCCCTGCGATGGACGATCTTGAT TTCGCCACCAGGGTGGTGTCGTGCGTCGCGGCGGAGCTGCGGCCCGAGGGCGGCGAGGAGCCGGTGCGCGGCTTCCAGGTGGTGCTGGAGGACACGATCCTGTTCCCCGAGGGCGGCGGGCAg CCCGACGACCGCGGCCTCATCGGCGACGTGCCGGTGCTGCGCGTgagccgccgcggcgccgaggCCGTGCACTTCGTGCGGACGGCGCTGGAGCCCGGCGCCGAGGTGCTGCTCTCGCTGGACTGGGAGCGCCGTTTCGACCACATGCAGCAGCACTCAG GGCAACATCTCATCACTGCCATTGCAGAACTGATGTTTGGATTCAGGACAACTTCATG GGAGCTGGGTCGTCAGCGAAGTGTCATTGAGCTGGACACTCCCTCGATGACAGCAGAGCAAGTAGAGGCCCTGGAGAGGAGTGTGAATGAGAAAATCCGTGAGCGGGTACCCGTGACAGTGAGGGAACTGGCTGCAGATGACCCTGAGGTTGAAAAA GTGAGAAGCCGGGGTTTGCCAGATGACCACGCTGGGCCGGTGCGAGTTATAAGCATCGAAGGCATAGACTCCAACATGTGCTGTGGGACTCATGTCTCTAACCTGAGTGACTTGCAG GTTATTAAACTCCTTggcacagaaaaagggaaaaagaacaaaacgaACTTGGTTTTCCTGGCAGGAAATAGAGTGCTGAAGTCTATCGAACAAAGTTACAACACTGAGAAGGCTCTAACCTCGCTGCTCAA AAATGGACCAGGTGAGCACGTAGAGGCTGTGAAGAGGTTGCAGAGTTCTGTGAAACTGCTTCAGAAG aataactTGAACCTGCTTAGAGACATTGCTGTTTTGATAGCCCGGGACTTCAAAAGCAAACCTATTCAAAGTGAGCTGTTTGTGTTACACAG GAAAGAGGGTGACTCTGAATTCATGAACATCATTGCTAATGAGATTGGGACAGAG GAAACCCTGCTATTCCTGACTGTGGGAGATGAAAAAGAAGCAGGACTCTTTCTTCTGGCTGGGCCTGTTGAAGCAGTTGAGAATTTAGGTCCCAG ggtggcagagctgctgggaggCAAAGGAGCTGGGAAGCGAGGCCGCTTTCAGGGCAAGGCAACCAAGATGAGTCGGCGAGGAGAAGTGCAAGCTCTGCTCCAGGAATTCATCAGCCATCAAAGCCCTGAAGCATAA